One Actinomycetospora corticicola genomic window, CCCGCGGCCACTCCCGGCCGCCGTGCGTTCCCGGCGGTCCGACGGGGCACCCCGGCGCGGTGATCAGCTGCCCGAAGCGGATGCGGTACGGCCCGTGCGGCGGGGTCCGGCCCTCCGGGGCCTGCGAGCTCGACGAGGCCCTCCCCTGCCCGTGGACCTCCGGTGACCCCGTCCTGGCGTGGGACGGACCCGAGCCGGACGCACCCGCCGTCGTGGACCCGCCGGTGGTGCTCTCCGACCTCGCGGTCCCCGCGCGCGACCCCGCGACGCTGCGGGCGGTGGCCACCCGGCTGGCCGACGGGGCGGACGCGGTGCTGGTCGCCGACCTGCACGACCGCGCCGACTTCCCGCCCACGATGATCGCCGCGACGCTCCTGGAGCTCGGGGTCCGGCCCTGGATCACGCTGACCTGCCGGGACCGCAACCGGGTCGTGCTCGAGCAGGAGGTCGTCGGCCTCGCCGCGCTGGGGGTCGGCGGCGTGCTGTGCGTGACCGGGGACAGCCGCCCCGGCAGCGGCGCCGGGACCACCGTGGGCGCCGGCGCCACCCAGGTCTTCGACCTCGACGCGACCCGGCTCGCCCACCTCGTCGCCACGAACGGGCTCGTCGCGACGGTCACCGCCGCCCCCGCGGCACCGCCCGACCCCGCCGCCCGCGCCGCGGGCCTCGCGGCCAAGCAGGCCGCGGGGGCCCGGCTCGTCGTCACGAACCACGTCGCCTCCCCCGCGGTGCTCGACGACTTCCTGACGGCGGGTCGCGCGGCCGGGGTGAGCCTCCCCGTCGTCGCCGGGGTCGCGGTGTTCACCGACGCCCGCACCGCCCGCGGGCTCGCGGACCTGCCGGGGCTGGCCCTCGACCCGGACGCGGTGGCCCGCGTGCTCGACGCCGACGACCCGGTCGAGGCCGGGATCGAGGAGGCCGTCGCCGAGGCGCGCGCGCTGCT contains:
- a CDS encoding methylenetetrahydrofolate reductase C-terminal domain-containing protein, producing MISCPKRMRYGPCGGVRPSGACELDEALPCPWTSGDPVLAWDGPEPDAPAVVDPPVVLSDLAVPARDPATLRAVATRLADGADAVLVADLHDRADFPPTMIAATLLELGVRPWITLTCRDRNRVVLEQEVVGLAALGVGGVLCVTGDSRPGSGAGTTVGAGATQVFDLDATRLAHLVATNGLVATVTAAPAAPPDPAARAAGLAAKQAAGARLVVTNHVASPAVLDDFLTAGRAAGVSLPVVAGVAVFTDARTARGLADLPGLALDPDAVARVLDADDPVEAGIEEAVAEARALLALDGVVGVNLSGVGSSAGWVPAADLKAEVGRRVRAAHRAESESLRPA